DNA sequence from the Pedobacter schmidteae genome:
GGAGGAAACGATAATCTGCAATATCGGGCAATTGCCATAAAGGTTGATGGAAAAACTCGCCTATTTGTACACCATCATCCAGGTCCAGCGCATCTACCGGATCTTTATCAATATGGGCGGTATATTTATAGATGATTTCCTGAGCTTTTGCAGACAGATCTTTTACAATCAATTCGCTCATAAATATCCTTGGATATTCAGGCGATGGAGGGGCGTACCAGTAGGCATTTAACTTTTTACCTTCAAAGTAATAATAATCCATCTTTTGGTATCCCTGATGCAAAAAAATCTTTTCGAAGGACGCAATCCCCAAATGTGGAACACCTAATGTCCGAAAGGCAATATGATCATTTATAATTTCTTCCTGCCCCTTAATCACCCTTTCGGTAATTAATGCGCCTGTAATCTTTTTTACCGCCGGAACCTGCTGTCCGTAACGCTCAAAAAGCATATTCAGAAAAGTATCTAACGGTTTTTTCGTATCGAAATTCATATGCTGCTATTTATTTTTTATGACTGACCGCTATTCAGTTCGTCATGCTAACCAAATATCCCTATATTTATCATTAGTAAACGATATATATTAATTAAGTAATGATAAGTATTGCTAATCAAATAGAATTACGTCACCTGCATTATTTTAAGGTGTTGGCTACCGAACTACATTATCGGAGAGCTTCAGAACTCTTATTCATCTCCCAATCGGCCTTAAGTCAACAAATTAAGCAACTGGAACAAATCTTAAAAGTATCCCTATTTGATCGTAGCAATAAAAAAGTAGCTTTGACCGATGCAGGAAAGCTATTTTATGGTGATGTACAGCAGATTTTGAATAAGGTGGAGACTGCGGTGGTACATTTAAAGCTGTATAAAGAAGGCAATACCGGACAAATAGGAATTGGTTTTGTTGCATCAGCAATGGAGTCGGTGTTACCGGGTTTGCTTAAGCAATTTCATACCGATTGTCCTAACATCAAGTTTCAGCTAGACGAGTTGAGCAATATTGATCAGCTGATAGCCTTGCAAAATGAATCGATAGATTTGGGCTTTATGCGCAGCAATCATGTGCCAGAGGGCTTCATCAGCAAAAAAGTGTATACCGAAACATTTTCAATTGTACTGCCGGCACAACATCCCATGGCAGCTTCAAAGTTCAAAAATATCGGTCAGTTAAAGGACGAATCCTTTATTCTGTTTCCCAACGAGCAGAGCCAGTTGTATTATCAGCAAATCATCAACCTTTGTGCCGACCAAGGTTTTGTGCCTAAAGTGGCCCACAGATCTATACATGCACCAACCATATTCCGACTGGTAGAAAATGGCATGGGCCTTAGCATTATTCCAACTTCTCTGGCTTCCGCTGATCATCCAAATATTAAATTTATAGAGCTGAAAGGTATTCCACAGCAAACCTCACTATATGCCGTATGGAAACAGCACAACGGCAATCCTGCATTGCCTTATTTGCTGGAAATGCTACCTAAAGGCTAGCAACGATTTGGTGCTATTGGTCAAAAAAGCAAAGTATCAAAAATCTCGCCTCTATTCAACTTATCACCTACTTTAGCAATTACTTCTACCTTCGCTTTAAGGCATAATGCGTTGTCGGCAAGCCTATAAATGTCCTGAAAAAAAATGAGTTTTATTCCCTGTCTTTCTGTACGCAGTTTTACCGTAAAAATATCCCTGCTGGTTAAGGATCTTTTAAAGTCCATTTCTATCCTCGACACCATCAGCAAAATCCCTTTTTCAGTCAATTCCTTAAAGGAGCTGGTTTTGGTTAGCAAATATTCGTGTCTGGCATGTTCCAGATAGGATTGGTAAACGGCATTGTTTACTACGCCTTGTATATCGCATTCGTAATCACGCACCTTGAGTTCAATTTCAAATAAATATTCTTGCATACGTTACAAAGATCATCATTGTATTTAAATTTAGCTCAATTTTCTCTTTCTATATCAATCGTTGTCGATAGGGCTTGAAATAGCCATATTAAAAACAACACACTTATAAAGGCTGTTTTAACGCAATTCTGTTCCCTTCGGTATCTTCAAATTCGGCAACAAATCCCCATCCTTCATTGAAGGTTTTGGGAAATAGAGTTTTTCCACCATTCGATATGGCTCTTTTTAACGTTTCGTCGATATTTTCTGTAAAAAAATAAATTAAAACACCATTGTTTGTAGGTTTATAGATTTCTCCTTTTGCCAGAGCTCCTGACATCCCATTGTCACCCCCATCAAGCGAAAAAAAGGCCATTTCATTGTCTTCAATGATATCTTGTTCAAACTCAAAACCAAAAACCAACTGATAAAAATTCATTGCCCGGTCCAAATCGTTTACCGGAATTTCAAAATAAACAACATGATGATGCGACTTATTCATTAATCTTTGCCAATACTTTTTCCAATTTCGCTTTATCCTTAACGTAGGGTGCTAAATTATAAAGTCTAACATTTTTAAATTCAATAGGGTGGCTCTCACTCTGCAGCGCAATATAACCACCTGTTAGCATTTTACCATCCTGTTTTATTTTAGCGTCGTAATTGCTTACATTTCCGCCACCGATTTGAGGCTTAGTATATTCCAAAACTACCTCTTTTTCAATAATGTGCTTAATTACCGAGTCGCCCAGCACCAGAAAATCGGCAGTAACCCATTGGTCGCCATGGTAAGTCTTCGATTTCGAATCCAAACAATGCGGTGTATATAGTTTCCCATCATACACAACTTGTGTACCGGGTGTGCAGAGGTTACTGGTATGGCGCAAATGTGTACCATCCCCTCCTAAAATTTGTCCCTCTATAGATATTGGAAAATCCTGATCTTTGAGCATGGTCTCGGGAGCCTGACAATGCAACATGGCTCCGCTATTTCGTACTGCCCAGCCTTCGCCTCCCTTGGCTTGCTCGCCAACAAACCGATAGGTTACCCTTAATAAATAATAAGAAAATGGCTTTTTGTAAAAAATGTGTCCATACTGTTGATCAAAATCGCCATATCCCTCGTATCCCACTTTTAGTAAACCATTTTCTACACGAAAAGTATTCGCGTAATTGTCCTTATAATCATGTTTAGCGATTTTAATGTTCCAGTCTTTTAAGTCTTTTCCATTAAAAAGATCTATCCAGCCTTTTTGGGCTGATGCGGGATTTACAAATAAAAAAACCAGGTAAACAAAAAATGGCAGAGTAATTTTTAATTTCATGCTACAAAGTA
Encoded proteins:
- a CDS encoding DUF1338 domain-containing protein translates to MNFDTKKPLDTFLNMLFERYGQQVPAVKKITGALITERVIKGQEEIINDHIAFRTLGVPHLGIASFEKIFLHQGYQKMDYYYFEGKKLNAYWYAPPSPEYPRIFMSELIVKDLSAKAQEIIYKYTAHIDKDPVDALDLDDGVQIGEFFHQPLWQLPDIADYRFLLEESEYAAWVIYNRYYLNHYTISVHNLKAGYNTLENFNEFVESLGLKLNTSGGKIKVSPDGLLRQSSTVAEMQDATFAQGETMPIAGSYVEFSERLVLPEFDHLPLAEITAAHRREGFETNNADKIFESTYIKQTKS
- a CDS encoding LysR family transcriptional regulator gives rise to the protein MISIANQIELRHLHYFKVLATELHYRRASELLFISQSALSQQIKQLEQILKVSLFDRSNKKVALTDAGKLFYGDVQQILNKVETAVVHLKLYKEGNTGQIGIGFVASAMESVLPGLLKQFHTDCPNIKFQLDELSNIDQLIALQNESIDLGFMRSNHVPEGFISKKVYTETFSIVLPAQHPMAASKFKNIGQLKDESFILFPNEQSQLYYQQIINLCADQGFVPKVAHRSIHAPTIFRLVENGMGLSIIPTSLASADHPNIKFIELKGIPQQTSLYAVWKQHNGNPALPYLLEMLPKG
- a CDS encoding thioesterase family protein, translating into MQEYLFEIELKVRDYECDIQGVVNNAVYQSYLEHARHEYLLTKTSSFKELTEKGILLMVSRIEMDFKRSLTSRDIFTVKLRTERQGIKLIFFQDIYRLADNALCLKAKVEVIAKVGDKLNRGEIFDTLLF
- a CDS encoding VOC family protein codes for the protein MNKSHHHVVYFEIPVNDLDRAMNFYQLVFGFEFEQDIIEDNEMAFFSLDGGDNGMSGALAKGEIYKPTNNGVLIYFFTENIDETLKRAISNGGKTLFPKTFNEGWGFVAEFEDTEGNRIALKQPL
- a CDS encoding DUF1080 domain-containing protein gives rise to the protein MKLKITLPFFVYLVFLFVNPASAQKGWIDLFNGKDLKDWNIKIAKHDYKDNYANTFRVENGLLKVGYEGYGDFDQQYGHIFYKKPFSYYLLRVTYRFVGEQAKGGEGWAVRNSGAMLHCQAPETMLKDQDFPISIEGQILGGDGTHLRHTSNLCTPGTQVVYDGKLYTPHCLDSKSKTYHGDQWVTADFLVLGDSVIKHIIEKEVVLEYTKPQIGGGNVSNYDAKIKQDGKMLTGGYIALQSESHPIEFKNVRLYNLAPYVKDKAKLEKVLAKINE